A region from the Wansuia hejianensis genome encodes:
- the infC gene encoding translation initiation factor IF-3, with protein sequence MINDQIRDREVRLVGEDGEQLGIMSARDAYLKAQEAGLDLVKIAPMAKPPVCKIIDYGKFRYETARKEKEARKKQKTVEIKEVRLSPNIDTNDLNTKVGAARKFLTKGDKVKVTLRFRGREMAHMGSSRHILTEFAEQLSDISVIEKHPKVEGRSMTMVLTEKRN encoded by the coding sequence ATGATTAATGATCAGATCCGTGACAGAGAAGTCCGGCTGGTCGGTGAGGATGGGGAACAGTTAGGTATTATGTCGGCCAGAGATGCATATCTGAAGGCTCAGGAGGCAGGGCTGGATCTGGTTAAAATTGCGCCTATGGCAAAACCGCCCGTCTGCAAAATTATCGATTATGGGAAATTCAGATATGAGACGGCCCGGAAAGAAAAGGAAGCACGGAAGAAGCAGAAGACTGTGGAAATCAAGGAAGTGCGCCTATCTCCCAACATTGATACCAATGATTTAAACACTAAAGTAGGTGCTGCAAGAAAATTTTTGACCAAAGGCGATAAAGTAAAGGTGACTTTGCGTTTCCGCGGACGTGAGATGGCCCATATGGGGAGCAGCAGACATATCCTGACTGAATTTGCTGAGCAGCTGTCCGATATTTCGGTAATTGAGAAGCATCCGAAGGTAGAAGGCAGAAGCATGACAATGGTATTAACCGAAAAACGGAATTGA
- the rpmI gene encoding 50S ribosomal protein L35, whose translation MPKMKTSRAAAKRFKVTGTGKLVRNKAYKSHILTKKSQKRKRNLRKQTVVDQTNVKNMKKILPYL comes from the coding sequence ATGCCAAAAATGAAAACCAGCAGAGCCGCAGCAAAGCGTTTTAAAGTGACCGGAACCGGTAAATTAGTGAGAAACAAAGCTTATAAGAGCCATATCTTAACCAAAAAATCCCAGAAGAGAAAGAGAAATCTGAGAAAGCAGACGGTTGTGGATCAGACCAACGTAAAGAACATGAAGAAAATTTTACCGTATTTATAA
- the rplT gene encoding 50S ribosomal protein L20: MARIKGGLNAKKKHNRVLKLAKGYRGARSKQYRVAKQSVMRALTSAYAGRKERKRQFRQLWIARINAAARLNGLTYSKFMYGLKVAGVELNRKVLADMAVNDKEGFTTLAQLAKSKVA, translated from the coding sequence ATGGCAAGAATTAAAGGCGGATTAAACGCTAAGAAAAAGCACAATAGAGTATTAAAGCTGGCGAAAGGTTACAGAGGAGCCAGAAGCAAGCAGTACAGAGTTGCCAAACAGTCCGTAATGCGTGCTCTGACCAGCGCATACGCAGGAAGAAAAGAGAGAAAACGCCAGTTCCGTCAGCTGTGGATTGCCCGTATCAATGCAGCAGCAAGATTGAACGGACTTACCTACAGCAAGTTCATGTACGGCCTGAAGGTGGCCGGCGTGGAGCTGAACAGAAAGGTTCTGGCTGATATGGCCGTTAATGACAAAGAAGGCTTCACCACTCTGGCTCAGCTGGCTAAGAGCAAAGTAGCTTAA
- the add gene encoding adenosine deaminase: MIDLHLHMDGSLTPELVGELAAERSIRLPVPEGRTLAQSLRVPDSCRSLNDYLACFHLPLLVLQDPPAVEKAFDSLCRRLKRQGLAYAEIRFAPQLHLKNGCTQEEITEAAIRGIARSGFFAGLILCCMRGKGNEAENLETLETASRRLGRGVAAADLAGAEALYPTRAFSGLFARAAVLGLPLTTHAGEAGGPDSVASAVSFGAVRIGHGLRSVEDPQVMSLLAEQQICLELCPTSNLQTGACPSLAEYPVRHFLELGIPCTINTDNMTVSGTDIFREHSLLQHAFSFTAEEMGGFLQTAIRHAFLDPEQKQFLRRSIGI; encoded by the coding sequence ATGATTGATCTGCATCTTCATATGGACGGTTCGCTGACTCCGGAGCTGGTCGGGGAGCTGGCTGCAGAACGCTCCATCCGCCTGCCCGTGCCGGAGGGCCGCACCCTGGCGCAGTCCCTCCGGGTGCCGGATTCCTGCCGTTCGCTGAATGACTATCTGGCCTGTTTTCACCTGCCTCTTCTGGTTCTTCAGGACCCTCCGGCTGTGGAAAAAGCTTTCGACAGCCTGTGCCGGCGTCTGAAGCGGCAAGGTCTGGCCTATGCCGAGATCCGTTTCGCGCCCCAGCTCCATCTGAAAAACGGCTGCACCCAGGAGGAGATCACAGAGGCCGCAATCCGCGGAATTGCCCGGAGCGGATTTTTTGCCGGGCTGATCCTCTGCTGTATGCGTGGAAAAGGCAACGAAGCAGAAAATCTGGAAACATTAGAGACAGCCTCCCGCCGCCTGGGCAGGGGTGTGGCAGCCGCAGACCTGGCAGGTGCAGAGGCTCTCTATCCCACCAGGGCTTTTTCCGGTCTGTTTGCCAGAGCTGCGGTTCTGGGTCTTCCTCTTACCACCCATGCAGGCGAGGCAGGCGGCCCGGACAGCGTCGCCTCCGCCGTCAGCTTTGGCGCGGTACGGATCGGGCATGGTCTTCGCAGCGTGGAAGATCCGCAGGTAATGAGCCTGCTTGCCGAACAGCAGATCTGCCTGGAGCTGTGCCCCACCAGCAATCTCCAGACAGGCGCCTGCCCTTCCCTGGCCGAATACCCGGTCCGGCACTTTCTGGAACTGGGCATTCCCTGCACCATCAACACGGATAACATGACCGTTTCAGGAACCGACATATTCCGGGAACACAGTCTGCTCCAGCACGCCTTTTCCTTCACAGCGGAAGAAATGGGCGGCTTCCTCCAGACGGCTATTCGGCACGCCTTCCTGGACCCTGAGCAGAAACAGTTTCTCCGGCGGTCCATCGGAATCTGA
- the aroC gene encoding chorismate synthase: MSGSSFGTIFRITTWGESHGRGVGVVVDGCPAGLPLQEETIQAFLDRRKPGQSRYTTKRAEADRVEILSGVFEGRTTGTPLSMVVFNTDQRSRDYSEIARCYRPGHADYGFDVKYGFRDYRGGGRSSGRETIGRVAAGAVASQLLKELGITLCAYTRSIGPVTIRSFSQDEIANNSLYMPDPEAAREAEQWLESCMQQKNSSGGLIECVVHGMIPGAGDPVFDKLDANLARAIMSIGAVKGVEIGDGFSAASSTGADNNDAFTLDEQGRITKLSNHAGGILGGISDGSDIILRAAFKPTPSIASPQKTVTCSGDPTEIVIHGRHDPVVVPRAVVVVESMTAVTLADALLCGMGSRLDNVKKVWHHD; this comes from the coding sequence ATGTCAGGTTCATCATTCGGCACTATTTTCAGGATTACCACCTGGGGAGAATCCCACGGCAGAGGGGTCGGCGTAGTAGTCGACGGCTGCCCCGCCGGCCTCCCCCTGCAGGAAGAAACCATACAGGCCTTTCTGGACCGGAGGAAGCCGGGACAGAGCCGCTATACCACGAAACGGGCAGAGGCCGACCGGGTAGAGATCCTTTCCGGCGTCTTTGAGGGACGTACCACCGGGACCCCTCTGTCCATGGTCGTATTCAATACCGACCAGCGATCCAGGGATTACAGTGAGATCGCCAGGTGCTACAGGCCCGGCCATGCGGATTACGGCTTTGACGTCAAATACGGCTTCCGTGATTACCGGGGCGGCGGGCGCTCTTCCGGCCGGGAGACCATAGGCCGGGTAGCCGCAGGCGCTGTCGCTTCCCAGCTTCTGAAAGAGCTTGGGATCACGCTCTGCGCCTACACTCGCTCCATCGGACCCGTAACGATCCGCAGCTTTTCCCAGGATGAGATAGCCAACAATTCCCTGTACATGCCTGATCCTGAGGCCGCCAGAGAAGCGGAACAATGGCTGGAATCCTGCATGCAGCAGAAGAATTCCTCCGGCGGCCTGATCGAGTGCGTCGTTCACGGCATGATTCCCGGGGCAGGCGACCCGGTCTTCGATAAACTGGACGCTAACCTGGCCAGGGCCATCATGTCCATAGGCGCCGTAAAGGGTGTTGAAATCGGTGACGGTTTTTCAGCTGCCTCCTCCACAGGAGCTGATAACAACGATGCTTTCACATTGGACGAACAGGGCCGCATCACGAAACTCTCCAACCATGCAGGCGGGATTCTGGGCGGCATCAGCGACGGAAGTGATATCATCCTGCGGGCGGCTTTCAAGCCCACTCCTTCCATCGCTTCCCCGCAGAAAACCGTGACCTGTTCCGGAGACCCCACAGAGATTGTAATCCACGGACGTCATGATCCCGTCGTCGTCCCACGCGCCGTCGTAGTCGTAGAATCCATGACAGCAGTCACACTGGCGGACGCCCTGCTGTGCGGCATGGGCAGCCGCCTGGACAACGTGAAAAAGGTTTGGCACCATGATTGA